The nucleotide window TCCATCTCAGGCTAAAAAATATTTGAGCTCCGATTCCGTTGAGCAAGAAGCTACACCAGATGATGACTAGACAAGCCACTACCCTCAAGAGTATCTAAATTCACTTGAGTTCCCTGGGCTACCAAACCACAAACTCTGCTTGAAGGTACGGTCTCCAGTCTCATGATGCTGCGCAATCTCAACCATACTTATGGATTATGTAATGGGACAAGGGTGATAGCTACTCGACTAGGTAACATGATAGTCGAGGCTGAGATCATGACTGGGAAAGATGCAGGTGAACAAATATTGATCCCTCAGATACAGCTCTCCCCGCTTGACAACATGCATCCTTTCACATTATGCCAACGCCAATATCTGCTGTCTTTGATATGAATCAAGTTGCTTTCTATCTTCCTAGGACCGTCTTCACTCATGGCCAGTTGTAAGTAGCACGATCGCAGGTAACAACACCGGAGGGGCTTAAAATATTAGACAATACCTCTGATTCAGACGGTCCTGATGTAGTAACCAATATTGTCTACAAGGAGATCTTCAAGGGCCTACGCAAAGGCTAGCAGTAAACATGTTTACTTGGTACAATATCTCCTGCTCTTATTTCAAAACTGACTTTTATCACTTTCATCGCACGGAAAACAGCCAATGTTCTTGAAGAATTCTACGCTTCCACAAGGATATCGTAATCGAGTGTACTCCGTATCATATTTTCACAATACTCGACTCCCTCTCTTCTATCGTTTTCCATTTGATACCATGATGAAGACAATTCTCAGTCCGCTCAAACATTTGTCAAAAATTGTGGTTTCACATTATGAGTCCGTAACCCACATATACTATGTTTCGAAGGTCCAATATatccataaaatatattttacttccATATGCTTACTAAAAAAACgcataaataaatagaattccCCCAAGAATAAATAAAGTATTCACAGTTTAATTGaatatagtataatattaaGTTGAAAAATACGTGCATGGAATAATATatcaagaaatatttttaaaaatatataataacattgaAGACAAACCTAATACCCGCTAACGTACATATATGTGTACAATTCAATAGGAAAGTATGTCACCACTTCATTTCATACTCTTACAAAGGTGAAGTTTTTTTAATCAGTAAAACTAATTTATGCTATTGGCTTTTCATGTATCATCAAATGGAATTAAAGGAAATTAACAAGAAATTGATTTAGAACCAAAACTGAAAGTAAcacataatcaaataatttttttaataaaaatattcaaaaactaaaagatatactctctttgtttcaaaaaaaaaatgtaagttttaatattttcacaccTGTTAAGAAAACATGTTAAATATTGAATATTGAtacattaattttgtaataaactaTATCCAAAACTTTTTATCAATAGAGATTCAgtaaacataatttgtttttaaagttaCATTTACCAATAAACAatgtattgaaaatgtaaaaatttattttaggaaattagtttttttttgttgaaaaggTGGATATTTGTGAAACGAAAAAGTATATATctaaaacagtaaaaataacaaaataaaaatgtgtaCAAATACAACAAAAATTTTCACGAATTCAAAGTCTGCAAATACAAATCACATActgatatgaaaacaaaatatagatttacattttatgaatatatttaatcttaatctatttatattcaaatagaTTAATAttcaaacatttatttttgatGTAAGAAATAGATATGTCTAAATAAATATGGTAATGATATTagtaaatcaaattaaatatttatttgaatataaattaaacaattaatatttCGAATATATCTGAATactaatatgaaaacaaaatatatgtctAAGTAAGATAATTTcgatataaattaataacatatacaataaataataatatattaattgttgttttagttAGACCTTTGATTTTAGGTATAAGAACTTGGATTTGTCAAAgagtatttatattatatatatattcatagtaccactattcattacactaatcatttttaccctcacttttaatgaaaggtaaaagacacttatacccatatagttaactaatctaaacttaggatttagagttgaggggtggggtaggttttttggaatgtaaaatttaggattttaataaatatataaataaatacttaatttttaaaaaaaaattaaaaaaatagtttcaaacataattttcgattttaaaaaagaaactttgaaaaaaaaattaagaaaaaattcaaaacaaaaatcaaaacaaaaattaataaaaaagttcgaatttgaaaaagtataattcgaaaacataaaaaaaattattatttatttatttatttaaataatagaaattctctaaaatagccatttttaagtttttatcacaaaatagcactcaatgaaaaaatgatcaaaataagttttattaaagggtaaaaatgtattttgaccctagggttaactaatctagacttagggtttagagttaatgggtggggttttggggatagggtttcaaatttaaaaaaataaaaaataaatattaaaaatttcaaaataaaaagaggctattttggtcattttctttcttgaaagctatttttgtgacaaaaacttaaaaatggctatttgagagaatttccctttaaataatgatttattatatatatagagaacaagggtataagagtcttttgtcacttagtggtggtaaagatgaaaagtggtaccgtgaaaatggtaaacatataatttccccaattaaaatacatatacttatttataagtAAGCCACATTGTTGTATTAGTTTCGGTCTTCATTTTATATGTGTAagtatatttccaaaattttaatatactttGATATATGCTTATttgcaacaaaaaaagaaagagaaatataaaaatatattaataatttttatatatgttatttcgggaaaaaaatataaaatattgttagttCGTAGTTACATAAGTGAACATAATCGGTAATCTTTTGAAATTTAtgcatgtatataaatatttataacaaaactaAATCATAATAATTTGTTGATATACTATCTTCACCTTTTATTAGTTTTGAGTCATGTCCAATTTAGatgcataaaaataaatagaagtgTATTCTAAGTAATGATATATCACTGACTTAAATAGGCATCTGATTTTGAGTAAAAGAATCATGATCAATTCATTTACTCATTTTGGATATATTAAgttgtatattttttctaaaatgaaaaacaattatttttattctaattggGTTAAgaattgattatttttgttgCATTTATATAGTTACTAGGATTTGGCCCGTAGTAGGGCGGGTTATTACACAatgaaatacaatttttatattaatacatttttgATGTGGTTTTTGTGAAAAGCAAGGACAAATAGAGTGGCCAAGTTTAAATTAGGGAGAGGACTCAAAAAATTACTACACATTGCATATTATAAGCTCCTGCCTGGTTAACCTTAAATTTAGGAAGCTAGTGACACATTTAGTTTCCACTCATTTCCAGAGTTCAACAGTTTCAAATGTAACCACTGACCTCTTTGAAAGCATATTGGGGTTTTAAGTTCAACCAGTCAATGAACTAACTTACATTTAGTAACAGCTAGTTCTGCTGAATCATTCCTTTGGGGTTTTATTCTGTCATGAACGAAGATTCCTGAGTATGGGTGTTTGATACAGTCATACAGTAATAAAGGTTGTATATGACCTGAGTAATTCGGTAgatggaaaaataaaactttgtagACTTTTTACTGTCCAATATGAGTCAGAGAAGATCATTAAAACACaaagttttgagaaaaaaaaatagtgagtATTCATGAAGATATGGTATAACATGTAAAATGCATTTTAAGCCTCCTTGCAAGGCCTAAAAGGACAAAGTCTCAAGTACCGTCATAAGTCTCTTGCCTGGTTTCATGTTTGCCAATTTCGTCTTCTTTCCCCGAAAGGTTCAAACTGCGTATTGCAAAATGAAAGAATTCTTATGTAAGTGAATACAGAACATCAAGTTCAAAAGTTCAATCAGGCGAATTGAGCCTTTAGAACTGCTGATGTGATAACCTCTGCAAAAAAAGAATGCAGTAATATATACACGATTCAGTTGCTTGATGGACAGAAAGAACAGTAAACCATGGCTTACCAGATAGATCTTCCATTTTCTTAGGCTTGACATCAACAATGTTAAAACTTTGATTGGTAATTTCCAGATTCCAAAGATTTATTCGCAAATCATCAGCAGAAATAAATGTTTCGCCGTcactaattttaatataacGATTATTAGGAGCAAGACATGTACAATGGGAGTATATATCTAAAGGGGTGAATATGAATAAACTACCTGTTATTTGAGATAGAATTGATACGATAATCATGAGCATGAGAATATACTCTTCGACATCTAGCTACAGGGCTCGACTCATGACTAGTTACCTGTATATGCCCAAACGAACTTTTAGTCTACATATGAGCAATATTAGAATGTTAAAATGTTCAAAACAAATAGTTGAGAGTACAACTACCACTGGCAACCGCAGCGATGAGCTGCTTCAGGTACTTCTCCGTTCACATTTTCAGTAGTTCTTGAAGGATCTGAATTTACATCACAAATCTTCTTGATCTTCTTGTCATCACAATTCTTAAGCATTGTGTACGCAAATAGTGAGAGCTGGTGTCATACTCTACACAATTTTAGAATTGATATACAGCAGCTTTTCTATGAGGTTGCTTGCTACGTTATTTTAGATGAAAGACTACTGCTACCTGCGAATCTAAAAGACCGAATCAAGAAGGTACTTGAAGTACCTCTTTTGATCATAAGAACCAGGGCCTCCGATCCACATGCTTAAAAATTTGGAAAGAGTACCCTTTCATCAACACTTATCACTGCACCAGCATTGTCGAAGTCACCACCGTAGTTAAGAGCATAAAGTATAATAGCAAGCGGTCGTTCAGGAAAAAGTCATAATCATCCTCTACAACATGCGTgagaaaagggaaaaaaaagattatattaaaaattcgGCAACTTGTTTAgtgaaaaagaaacatgaacatTTTGTAGTAGACTAACCTATTGAGCATTACAGATGAGATCCATATCGTTTTTTATTAGAAGCTCAACGACCTTTTCAGGTCCAAACGTGTAAGAGACTCCACGGTGGTTCATCCACCAGCTTTGACATCTTTGCTTGATCAGATCAAAGCAGACCACAGAGCTGACCAGAGTCTGGAACGTCAGTAGGTCGCTTAATGTTTGTAATCTGTTCCCCGGTTGTCAAATCAGGAGAAAGGAATGCATGCATAATATCTTATGGCTATTGCAGCAGCTACAGGAGGCACTCAAAAGAATCTGTAAACACTTTTGAGAGTCTCACACTGAATCTACGGTTGAATCCATTGTAGAATCCGTAGATTCTCTTGATGGAAGCTCATTCGTGGTTTCCTCTCAGAAATAAAAGGTTCACGGGTATTTGATTTTGTAGAAAAGTAGAAGACAGATCGTCTCCAAACTCTGCTACCTTCGGTCCACGTAATCTCCCAAGAATAAGCAGTTAGCTGTAGGAGGGAAGCCTCTGTATTCAAACAGCCTCAACAGACCCGAGTACTGTCCATGAATATCACCTGAAAAGAAATACCATTACAAATCCGTGTGAATTTAAGAGACCAATGGGACACATTATCATATCTGTTCATGTAAAAAAGACCAAACAAAAGCTAATCGTTGCAAAAGAATAGTTTAAGCTCATTAAACTTCTCACGATGTCTCACTCAAAACTTAGAGCAATTCCAGTGATCTTTATCGAGTCCTTTTAAACTTCTATATGTTTTGAGATCAGCTGCTGCAATCAGATTTGATTGANNNNNNNNNNNNNNNNNNNNNNNNNNNNNNNNNNNNNNNNNNNNNNNNNNNNNNNNNNNNNNNNNNNNNNNNNNNNNNNNNNNNNNNNNNNNNNNNNNNNaaaaaaaaaacttaataagtgAAAAGAAGTGAAATCAGATGAAGTTGTCAATGGAGAAGTGTGAGATGTAACATACGTTTCCTAAGGCGGTAAGCAAGCCGAAGCGAACGATGGAAACAATTTACCGGCGAAAACATAGATGGGGAACGCAGAGAAAACAGATCGGTTTCGGCGCGAAGATCACCATCGCTCCAAGCCTCCAACACACTGCAAACCTCTCAAACTCTGATGGTGCTCAAAAGATAAGGTAACGACATCTCGGAGGTTTTGAAGAAACTGTTTTCATCATATGCTAATATCTGGAATTGAGTATTTCTAGGAGAATCAGAAGTATATTGATTTACAAAAATGATAGGAGTTGAAACGGTGAGATACTACACATTACTGTCCAATTATTTGAGGCTGATTAAAAAAGACgtaaacttaaaaatagagtGGACACGTGGAGACCACTCCTAGACCTATTTAATTAAGTGGCAAGAGGAAAAGAGATAagttttaaatatgaaatatattattttactttaaaagaaacacatatattattatttttttgaaacaaggttttatgtataaatttatatatttttaatttattatatatatttacttcttatttatgttgttttataaaatatgaagataaataaacttaaaattcgttatatataaatcttttatattatttcatagATATATCCTTTTATTATTGATATAGgttttgtaaataaaagaaaaaggaaataaaaataataatataataagcaaaaaatgttaaaaatgatagttacatataatttataattcattaaaactaaatttgtAATTAGCcactctaaaaattaaaattaacataacaCGTAAAACTGATTTCTCAactaatattatagaaatttgaaATTGAGAAAATACTGCAATTATCTTttaccaaaccaaaaccaaagtaATATTCCCTCCTATTTTCTTTCTCGGGTAGCCGCCACTGGCGTGTTCAATCGATTGCGTATCACTATCATCTTATCGAAATTCCATTTTGACTTGTCTAATATGTCCCACGTCTACGTTAATATACAAAATCAACAAACCAAAGTCTGTCAACACAAAAGTCTCCTCCGTCTCGCCCCTTCCTATACGAAGGACGACGCTTCCGCTCGACCGCCATAGccaaaaaaaatcaccaaagtCTGTCAACAGAGTGAGAACGGTACATATTGTGCATCTTTGTGGTTATACATTGATCGGATAGGGATTCGTGATGTCAATCCGAGTCCCCTCGGCTTCTCAGGATTCTAGAGGTTTCATATTATGTATCATCTTCTTCGGGTCGTTCCCAGGTAGTCTCACCGTTTATAAGATCCTACATCTGATCTCTTCCTTCTATCTTTTTTGAAGCTGATGAGAGTTTTCGAATTGTATTGTTATGGTTGTTCACAGGAACAATACTTACACAAGACGTTAAACTAGATTCGATTCTGATTTTCAAGACGCATGAGTGGTTCTCGACCAAGCCTATAGTTTATTTCCAATGCAAAGGAGAGAACAAGACTTTGTTTCCCGATGTGAAGACAACGAACGTGTCTTATTCTTTCAGTGGCCAAGAATCTTGGCAGGTTCGTTTTGGTCTCATCTTGAACCAGTAACAAAACTAGCTGGTCAAGAGATTAGCATTAGAATAGTTTGTCTTGTTTGGATGTTATCATCACTGCCTTTGAGGTGCACAtgtgttctgttttgtttttttttttttcagccacTAACAAAACTTAAGGGAACAAAATGCAAGATATGTGGAATCTATGAGGAAGATACCTTTAGATATGATACATTTAACGAATGGGAGCTTTGTCCTTCTGATTTCACACCTGAGGGTACATACACACATGCTAAGGAGAAAGATTTCAATGCTACTTTTCTCTGCCATGGTTGCTCACAACTCGGAGCTGGTGAGTTACTCCAGCTAAAACAGAACTACTAGTGTGACTTTCTACTCGTTCTAgattcacagttgaattatgtCATTGGGGATATCATATGcgcattcttcttcttctttttttggcagGTTTGAATAAAGATTCTGGCACtgacaaggaagaagaaacgcGCGGAATGCATCATGCAATCGTTGTACTGATTGTAGTACTTGTGTTAGGTGTAGTTGCGGTGGGTCTTGTGGTAGGTAGTACGTACTGGCAAAAGAAGAAGCGGCAACAAGAGCCGACCCAGTTTCTGTTTGAAGATAGTGACGAAATGGAGGACGAACTTGGCCTAGACGATACCTTATGAAGCCTAGACATTGAACTCAATGTCACCTCTTATATACATACACAGCTCCTTGTCTCacaaacatttttgttttggtctGAAAATAAAGAGGAGAAAATGGAAACCACAGTGTTCCTTCAAAGATACAAACCATTTGCTTCCTCCAAAGACAAGAATATCACTTATCTAGTGCATCCTCTAAAGCATCAAACTAGCATAAGTTTTTTGACACCAAATTTACCACTAACCTGTAGCTCCGAAGTCCGAACGACTGTAGCTACGACTACGGCTTGGGCTCCTTCTGAAGCGAGGGGAGCGACATTTAACTGGTGACCTGGCATAGCTTCCACCAAGCCCGGACTATTACAATCTAGCTACTTCAGATTGGAAAGCTTTGTGATCCTTTCCTCTTCTTCGTGCTGTTAttcatggcttcttcttcatctctatCTCACAGTTGGTTGTATCACGTCTTCCTGAGCTTCCTTGGAGAAGACGTGCGCAAAGGCTTTCTTAGTCACGTTCGGAAAGGGCTCGAAAGCAAGGGAATCATAGCTTTCGTTGATGAAGAGATCAAGAGAGGCGAATCTGTCGGTCCCGTCCTTGTAGGAGCGATCAGACAATCAAGGGTTTCCGTTGTCTTGCTCTCCCCTAACTACGCTTCATCAAACTGGTGTCTGGACGAGTTGGTGGAAATCATGAAGTGCAGGGAAGAGTATCAACAGACAGTGATGACCATTTTCTACGAAGTGGATCCATCTGATGTTAGGAAGCAGACCGGAGATTTCGGGAAAGCCTTCGATGCAACCTGTGTGGGAAAAATAGAAGAGGTGAAGCAGGCATGGAGGCAAGCTTTGACGGATGTCGCGGGTGGTTACCACACTAGCAACTAGTTGGTTCACTTTTATTTCCACTTGCTTATTTATAGGGATGTTAACATTGATAATTACCATGGATTTACCCAAACCCAGTAATAATGGGTTGGGTTTTTACCCATCTACAATTAATTGGGTCAAATATGAGTATGAATTAGGCCTAAGCAAAGAACCTGgaaccaaaaaaactaaatatccTCAAATATCCGAATGGTTCCTAAATttctatatccgaaataaccgaaccgagaaccgaatgggtacccaaatatataaaaatattaattatatatatacaacataattaaatatacatttataaatttaaaatctaataaaagtattcaaaaatagttaaagaaaacgaaattattataaagtatccgaaCTACCTGAaagtatctatatatttttttctaaaatatccaAAGATATCAAAAATATCTGAAAGTTGTATCCAcattattcaatattttatcCGATATTTAACATAGATTATCCGAACTACTCGAAATAACCAAATAAGAACCGAATGAGAACCGATTTTTCTGACAATTTTCCGGTTTCTAGTTTTACTATCCAAaatgaaccgaacccgaaactactCGAACCGAAAATAAACCAAGTAGTACATGTCCTCTAACCCcttatccaaactacccgatattcaaaatatctgaaccgaCCCAATATCCGAAATGCTCGGGTctagtataaattttaaaactcatatttgTGTTGGGTAAATACAAAAGGGTAATGGTGTACCCATgggttttcaattatataaaagtatgtttttccatcatttttaatagattaaatacTCATCATTTGCTCTCATTctcaccaaaaatatattatttaatttttttaataaaaaagcaaaatcttgtttttccttcaaaaccactaaaacaaatttatccgccaaaactgaaaaatggAGTTTTCCCCAAAAACAAGTTTTCTcacaaaaccgcaaaaaaaaaacaagttgaccaacaaaactagaaaacaagttttcccaccaaaattgGAAAACAGTTTTTTTCTGTCCCAACCGTAAAAACaagttttctcaccaaaaccagatacaaaatttttcgccaaaactaaaaaaaccaGGATACAAAATTTTTCGCCAAAACTAAAAAACGAGCTTTCccaccaaaactgcaaaaaaatgagtttttccgctaaaaccgcaaaacaaGTTTTCAGCAAAACAGGTTTTTCCATCATAACTGCAAAAACGAGTATTTCCACCATAACTGCAAAAATGACTTTTTCCATCATAACTGCAAAAACGATTttccccgccaaaaccgtaaaaaaaaCTTTCTCACCAAAACCGGGGAACAAATTTTCTCACCAAAACAAGGAATTgagttttctcaccaaaaccgtaaaattgagttttcctacTAAAACCTAGAAAATgagttttcatgccaaaatcagAAAACGAGTTTCACATCAAATCCCAAAACTGGGTAAACGTGTTTTCCTGCCAACACGacttttctcgccaaaatctaTAAGATGCAAttctaaaactaattaatgttaGTTGCCAAACAGTCCATATAATCTTACACATAGTCAGTTATAGTATTCAATGGTAGCAATTATTGAAATTCTATATCCCCTCCGTATCATTTTAAgtagtgtttaaaatttttattatgtttcataataagtgatgTTCTCACTATCCAAGATacaatttaatatcatttaaaatttataaccaattaaaaaataatgcattttttcttattggttgaattttttttagttaatgcTACTCTTATATAACG belongs to Brassica oleracea var. oleracea cultivar TO1000 unplaced genomic scaffold, BOL UnpScaffold00576, whole genome shotgun sequence and includes:
- the LOC106319679 gene encoding uncharacterized protein LOC106319679 codes for the protein MSIRVPSASQDSRGFILCIIFFGSFPGTILTQDVKLDSILIFKTHEWFSTKPIVYFQCKGENKTLFPDVKTTNVSYSFSGQESWQPLTKLKGTKCKICGIYEEDTFRYDTFNEWELCPSDFTPEGTYTHAKEKDFNATFLCHGCSQLGAGLNKDSGTDKEEETRGMHHAIVVLIVVLVLGVVAVGLVVGSTYWQKKKRQQEPTQFLFEDSDEMEDELGLDDTL